A portion of the Malania oleifera isolate guangnan ecotype guangnan chromosome 3, ASM2987363v1, whole genome shotgun sequence genome contains these proteins:
- the LOC131151062 gene encoding uncharacterized protein LOC131151062, with translation MADSGGSDDCCFASQNDQVEATSSGKKYGGLVPKKKPLISKDHERAFFDSADWALCKQGAGLSQKSAVTMENLRPKLQRTPHQQLPPRRPACTSGRESA, from the exons ATGGCTGATTCCGGCGGAAGCGACGACTGCTGTTTCGCGTCCCAAAACGACCAG GTAGAAGCAACATCGAGTGGGAAGAAATATGGAGGACTCGTGCCGAAGAAGAAACCTCTGATTTCAAAG GACCATGAGCGCGCCTTCTTTGATTCAGCAGACTGGGCTTTGTGCAAG CAAGGTGCAGGGCTGAGTCAAAAATCAGCAGTGACAATGGAAAATTTACGTCCAAAATTACAG AGAACACCACACCAACAGCTTCCTCCTCGAAGACCTGCTTGCACATCGGGTCGGGAATCGGCGTAG